The Oryza glaberrima chromosome 9, OglaRS2, whole genome shotgun sequence genome includes a window with the following:
- the LOC127783832 gene encoding uncharacterized protein LOC127783832, translating into MQNSHARSAASRAYSHTNLVVLGEGCRRAWRDGGRHGRRLDLLRLILRRLDTRYALATAALSKRWPHLSRHLPALDFRVTDVIPEPDRYHWYLRRRRTAGDRRRPVRVSTLNKLDVIIGRYERHAMRSLANSVNNFLDADDDDGGNGEAHRRYQRVSLEVFPTHNSGHMNRLIATAIADWSVQDLEVTVLDTTSNHGSMGYSFPHHCFDDDAMFPAVTGCSLKTLKLTNCAPLAVAGGGGDLQHPPRVFGSLTVLVLQGMPMSTRYEGVVRACPRLEVLHLRSCSFRERSLSIDAPGSPVTELLIDGCDVGVVYLRSLPRLERLACVGGEPVEFSFGAVPRLARLSLSFHADVNATTWLLHTFAGMTRNEYPLFNFLNRLPDLDTLVLRFTGPERWVAPAMLHDDAPLRRLRRLLVADMPPSWDLTWTRYLLEAAAALETLHIHVDVAAGTAASPGRRVAWPTAAEFKHRALRELVIVGYRPSEWQHEEFVSLMMSTCGALRDVALLEHGHVRAKGHWDWELMT; encoded by the exons ATGCAAAATTCACATGCCCGCTCAGCGGCCTCCCGCGCGTACTCACACACTAACCTTGTTGTCCTTGGAGAGGGTTGCAGG AGGGCGTGGAGAGATGGCGGTCGTCACGGTCGCCGGCTCGACCTGCTCCGCctcatcctccgccgcctcgacaCCCGCTacgcgctcgccaccgccgcgctctccAAGCGCTGGCCGCATCTCTCCCGCCACCTCCCCGCGCTCGACTTCCGGGTCACCGACGTCATCCCGGAGCCGGACCGCTACCACTGgtacctccgccgccgccgtaccgcgggagatcgccgccggccggtcaGGGTCTCCACGCTGAACAAGCTCGACGTCATCATCGGCAGGTACGAGCGCCATGCCATGCGCTCCTTGGCTAACTCTGTGAACAACTTCTTGgacgcggacgacgacgacggcggcaatggcgaggcTCACCGGAGGTACCAGCGGGTGAGCCTGGAGGTGTTCCCCACCCACAACTCCGGCCACATGAACCGCCTCATCGCCACGGCCATCGCCGACTGGAGCGTGCAAGACCTCGAGGTCACCGTTCTCGACACGACTAGCAACCATGGCAGCATGGGCTACAGCTTCCCCCACCATTGcttcgacgacgacgccatgtTCCCGGCGGTGACGGGCTGCAGCCTCAAGACTCTCAAGCTAACCAActgtgcgccgctcgccgtcgccggcggcggcggcgacttgcAGCACCCGCCGCGCGTGTTCGGCTCGCTGACCGTGCTCGTGCTGCAAGGCATGCCCATGTCGACGCGCTACGAGGGCGTCGTCCGCGCGTGCCCGCGGCTGGAGGTGCTGCACCTCCGGTCATGCAGCTTCCGCGAGAGGAGCCTGTCCATAGACGCGCCCGGCTCTCCGGTGACGGAGCTGCTCATCGACGGCTGCGACGTCGGGGTGGTCTACCTCCGCTCGCTCCCGAGGCTGGAGAGGCTGGcctgcgtcggcggcgagcccgTCGAGTTCAGCTTCGGCGCCGTGCCGCGCCTCGCCCGCCTCAGCCTGAGCTTCCACGCCGACGTCAACGCCACGACATGGCTGCTGCACACCTTCGCCGGAATGACGCGAAACGAGTACCCTCTCTTCAACTTCCTCAACCGCCTGCCGGACCTGGACACCCTCGTGCTCCGGTTCACCGGCCCGGAGAGGTGGGTGGCGCCGGCGATGCTCCACGACGACGCGCCGCTGCGCAGGCTGAGGCGGCTGCTCGTCGCCGACATGCCGCCGTCGTGGGACCTCACGTGGACGCGCTACctgctggaggcggcggccgccctcGAGACGCTGCACATCCACGTCGATGTTGCCGccgggacggcggcgtcgccgggtCGGCGCGTCGcctggccgacggcggcggagttcAAGCACCGCGCGCTGAGAGAGCTGGTGATCGTCGGCTACAGGCCAAGCGAGTGGCAGCACGAGGAGTTTGTGAGCTTGATGATGAGCACGTGCGGGGCGCTGCGTGACGTGGCGCTGCTCGAGCATGGACACGTCCGAGCCAAGGGACACTGGGATTGGGAGCTGATGACTTGA